GGAGGGGACATTGTCAAAGCTCAGGAGTTCCTTAGAAAGAAAGGCTTAGCAAGTGCTGAAAAGAGAGCTAGCAGAGCAACTGCTGAAGGAAGGATAGGTTCGTATATTCATGATAGCAGGATTGGTGTCTTAGTAGAGGTGAACTGTGAGACAGATTTTGTCTCCCGTGGTGACATTTTTAAGGAGCTGGTAGATGATCTAGCCATGCAAGTGGCTGCATGTCCTCAAGTAAAGTATCTCGTTACAGAAGATGTTCCAGAAGAAATTGTGAAGAAGGAAAGAGAGATTGAGATGCAGAAGGAAGATCTTTTGTCAAAACCAGAGCAAATCAGATTGAAGATTGTTGAAGGGCGAATCAGGAAGAGGCTCGAGGAGCTGGCATTGCTTGAGCAGCCATACATCAAGAATGATAAAATGGTGGTAAAGGACTGGGTGATGCAGACAATTGCAACCATAggagaaaatataaaagtgaaTAGGTTCGTGCGGTACAATCTTGGAGAGGGCTTGGAGAAGAAAAGCCAGGATTTTGCTGCAGAAGTGGCAGCCCAAACAGCAGCAAAAGCGGTGCCAGCAGAAAAAGATCAGCCTGCTGCATTAGAAGCCAAGGAAAATGTTCAGACGTAAGTGACTGCTTTCTTTGAATTATGACTTAACTATTACATCACAGTGTTTCACTGCAGGGGGGTGGATTGAGATAAAATATTATGAAAGTTTTGAGACAAAACAAGGAACAGCACAAAGAAGTTGATGTTTTATGAATAGTACATTGGTAGTACTTTGGCACAAGACAAGCACGGTAACAGCAAAGTAATTCTTGAATGTGGGTTCTTGCCCAGTGAGTCAGTAAATGTGTGAAAAATTATCTGgagtgacaatttttttttttattattatttttctccttGTATTTCATATTTTTACATGTTTATTTTCAAAGGATATTCATAGCTTAACTGCCCAACTAAtccaacaaatatatatatagaaagattCTTTTCACACAAAGTTCTTCGAAAAAGAAGGCATACATTTTCTTACAGATGTTATGTGCTGAACTTCCTATTAATTGCAGGCCACCAACAGTAGCAGTCTCTGCCGCATTGGTTAAACAACTACGCGAAGAAACTGGAGCAGGGATGATGGACTGCAAGAAAGCCCTTTCTGAAACTGGAGGGGATCTTGAGAAAGCGCAGGAGTACCTTAGAAAGAAGGGTCTTTCAACTGCTGACAAGAAATCCAGCCGACTTGCAGCTGAAGGCCGAATTGGGTCCTACATTCATGACTCCCGCATAGGAGTGCTAATTGAAGTAAACTGTGAGACTGACTTTGTTGGTCGAAGTGAAAAATTCAAGGAGTTGGTTGATGATCTGGCAATGCAAGTTGTGGCCTGCCCACAGGTGCAATTCGTATCGATTGAGGATGTTCCTGAGAGCATTGTGAGCAAGGAAAAAGAGCTTGAGATGCAGAGAGAGGACCTCTTATCGAAACCCGAGAACATTAGAGAGAGAATTGTTGAGGGGAGGATCTCAAAGAGGCTTGGAGAGCTTGCTCTTCTAGAGCAGCCTTTCATTAAGGATGACAGTATTTTGGTGAAGGACTTGGTGAAGCAAAGTGTAGCTGCCATTGGGGAAAACATAAAAGTCAGGAGGTTTGTCCGGTTCACGCTTGGGGATGCCATTGAAAATGCAGAGACAGGAACTGAAGCATTTGATGAATAGAAACACAATCCTTTTCAGCATGAAGCATATCTGAGGAAGCCCGTGGAACATAGGGAGGTAGCAACTACAGAGATATGGATGAGACTAATTCTAGATGAGAGTATTCTGATTGTTTTTGTTCTGGTTTAATAAAGTCTACATATGCAGCAGGCAACAATTTGTGTTAAATGTCAGTAAAGCTCTTTCGGCATCAATATTTTTGAGATGAGGAGAGGAGTCTCTCTTAACTTTTTCTCCAGCATGAAAGCTGAATATACAATTCTGTAGAGGcatttttgaattattatatatttgttaAATCCAAACTGACCTAATTTTCTGTGACAATTGCAAAAAGAGAGTAAGCATATGGAATTAGAAAACGTTGTAATATAAAGTTGACATGACAACTATCACATTAGCGAATAAGCACTTGAAagtgtaaaagaaaaagtttgtATAGCATTTTTCGCTGAATAAACCATtcattaagggtccgtttgggtttgtaattttaaaaagtgcgattttaaaaaaaattatttttaaaaacacagttaagcatttggtaaaattacagtttaatctttaaaatcgcaaattaacctttaaaatttagcatttttaaaaaagcatcatattacttgtgatttgaaaaagtaaattttttgttttttcaaatcgcaatttttaaaaacgcaatctccaaacgatttatattctgtgatttgatttaaaatcatacttattATTTACGGAATCGCAATTTCAAATGCACCCTAAGGTCAAGAAGGAAACTTGGGCCCCGATCCATCTCCCTTGTCAGACAGAGCACCCTCGTTTTCTTGTACAAAAGCTAAGAGATCTTATCATGTTTAATATTAGCTCTCGTTTTCAAGATTGCCCATTACAATGCATTTGGTTATATAGTAGAATAAGTTATAATAACTATACCCGACCGCAGAAGCTTCCTGTGGAATTTCAGATAAAATGCAGGACACCAAGCTATGGTCTAAaacgaggttttttttttttttttttttttctgcaaaattGTTTCCTTGGCACATCAAGATCACAATGCAAGTTCAATAGGACCAGCAATTAGGGCTTTTACTGAAGCATGTACAGTTTTTGTAAACCTGCTTCCTAAGATGACAACCAGTATCAATCAAAGCAAACAAGACCATTTGAAAGGAGAAAAATCTGAATACATGAGTGGCAaacttcttcccttttttttcctaattgaatAACAAAATGGTTATAGGGGAAAATCTTTCCTACTCCTGATCCGAAGGAAAGGAGTGAACGATCCTATAAACGAAAATGAGTTGGGTTCTCCAacaataaatccaaaacaaactaaaaccatgagaaaataattacaaatgatAGGAAATTGGTCAAACAAGTAACCCAGTCCTTTCAAGGGGCCGCACGAAGCGGTTGCAAAAGTAAAAGGGGCGCAAATTAAGACAAGCCTATCTGAATCCCCACTTGGAAACAACAACAATAACTAGGAGGAAGCTAAAGCAGTAGAAACATTGTTAGAGTCTGATGTTATGTGCAGAAGAAGCACTGTAAGTACATTCTTTCACTATGATAACCCATGCATGATTTGATGTGAAGCTAGATGTCCTTTCCTTCCTTTCCTTGATTACCTTTTGGCACAAATCGCCAGAGGTCCACAGCAATGTCCACTTCCTTTTTCTTGTGAAATTTGTATAGTTGCGGGACATCGAATCGAAGCTGACAAAGAAAACGTGGCATAAAATATCACTTCCACAACCCAATCATTCTTACCCATCAAGACAGACATGAAACAGCATAAAATTCAGGAATCAATTGTAGAAGACAGAATGTCAAAACATAATAAGGTCATATACAATTGGCAACATCTTAAAGGAAACTACACCAGGGTATTtactgaagaagaaaaaaaaaaagttatcttGACCCACCTCACATAAAACCTCAGCACTACTAGCATTGAAGTCTCGCAAGGCGGCCCTTTTGATATGCTGCAATGATGAAAGAAGAATGACGGCACGACATAGTGCGAGACCCACAGTCCAAATCAACTCATAGAATAATTCTAGGCAGTGATGATGCGTTGCTTGAGGTGCAGAATGTATTTTTGCAGTTTGAGGTGCAATTTAAGTAGTTCTGTTCTAAAAGAGCTAGATGCAGATTGCAAGCTGTACATCAGTTACAAGtaaaaacatatatttaaagaaaatggcCAACTATATAGTATAATTCTTTATTCTGAACCATCCTTTCCTATATAATGGCCGACTATAAAGTATACACATGCTAGCATCTTAAAATAGTCTCACTCCTCCAAGTATCTGATACAGGAAATGATTGTCTAGTAGTACAATAAATCAATTAGTTACATTACTATCTTTAAACAAATAACTAGTGTGATGTAAGAGATGATAACAAAGCACAATCAAATCATGCCATCTTGGAAGTGATAATGAGTGTCAATACAGATAGCTATAATTTCAAAGGAATTACTTACATCTCTTGTTGAGGTCTTATGCAAGGAATAAACTGCTTGAGAAGCAATCTGACAGAACAAGCAATATATGGAACTTATATTTATTAGAAAGGGTAATATTGCTAGATGCATTTAAAACATCAAAGATAAGAGATTATTCCCCATATTTACCTTCAAAGCCACAAAGAGGAAATCCATGTCAGCGCCCTTCTTCCGGGTTCCAAATGGAGGATTCATTACAACAGTATCAACAATTTGACCTAAGAACGTGATCCAGAAAATTAGAGGAAGAACCCTGAAGGGTGAATTACATTCcacccccccaccaaaaaaaaaaaaaaaattaccactCTAATTGTACTTGCACCTCAAAACTACGATTCACTATAACTTGGACCTATAAACTACCAACATggttcttatcaaaaaaaagaaaattagaggaagaaaaattagtCACAAAGTGAACATCAAATGTCTGGTGAAAATTTAAtatcaaactcaaactcaaaattaaattattttttcatcgTTGATTCCATACAAATAACTTACAAATCAAATGCTCAGAAGTTGTCTACAGCCACACCGTAAGAGATTATCCAACAATTAAACTAGTGTTCAAATCACCTGGCTCACTAGtttgttaacttttttatttacaCAAAGCCCACCATCCCAACGCCAACCCTCCTTCCCCTTaggccaaaaaaagaaaagaaaagaaaaaagaacacagaaaagagagaaatacaCCAAAACTAGCTGTTCTGTACATCACATGACAAATAACTCCAAATTCAAAGAACCTAGGGATACAAGAAATTATCAGAGAGCAATTGGAATTGAAGTCCCTGCCATCCATGCTTCTGATGAGCATGAAAACCAGTCTCCATACATCCCCCTTCCCGAACTCATTTCTAGAGAACAACCAATGCAAGGTGCAACTGATATGGACCAACACTACTCTGTTAAAAGTTTTATGCTATCCCCCAAACTAGTTCATCAAAATTTCTCAAGGTAGATGATTAAAATAAAAGTGACAAGTTCCTTCTACTTGAATTCATGAAATTTTACACAGAATCCAAAGAAACCCCTTTGTAGAGTTAAAGCACTATAACATGAAGGCACTCTAGGTAATCAAAAACCATTTAGTAACAAACCCACAAGACTTGAAACTATGTAGAATAGCTGTTTCCAACAAAAATTAACGctaacttaccaataaaaaaaagagttaatgCTAActtaattgacaaaaaaaaaaaggccatatTTTAAATGTTGCATCCTGAAGGACAGGAGTAATATGTTTGGATTCCTGGAATTCTATGGACTTTTAAGTGTCAACCATATCATTTCGCCCTGATTTTCTGATGAAAGAGTCAATTACAATATTCTGCTTCAAGAATACAGACAAAGAGGGGCGTCTttcacttttaataaattattattaataaaaaaaatattttaaaaaaaaagaaaaaaaaaaaaaaagacaaagaggGCTGGGGTTTGAGCTTGCAAATTGTTACCTCTCCATCCTAAGTTCTGGATGTCAGACTGAATAAAATTTATGTCCAACTGCATGTTCAAGAGATTAAGAAAGCAACAATGCGTtagttgaataaaaaaaaaatctaattattGAACACATAATCTCATCAATAGGCACTTACAACATAAATCAAAGAGGGCATATATAcatagagatagagagaaaacaACACATGGCTTAAACCATTTTCATTCACAATATTCAtattgagaagaagaagaaaacaaattaataaataaacaatcacAGAAATAACTTTGGGTTGAACATTTTCCATCCGTGCATCTCCTATtctataaaataacaaaacataaCAAGACAACAAAATTTATGAATATTACAACCTATCAAATCAAGAAAACAACCATACCTCAAGATCCTCTGCATTGAGTGATGCTATTTCAAGAGATTGTGAATCGATGTCGATGCCAATAACATGTCTATTCAATATAAACAAAGTCAACAGCAGTACAAATTTATAGAAATGGGAAAACTATAACCCTGAAGTCCTAAAAACATTTGctaatttttaataatgttcAATTCTTTCCTATGATTTCTAATTTGGTTCAAGTTAAGGGGATTATGAAGACAACCAGAAGGAGATTTCATAGAACACATGGCCCGAGAtattatagagagagagagagagagatgattaaaaaaaaaagatgagtaCAACCAACTCTAAAAATAGTTGAGATATAACATGCATTCGTTAAACCTCTGCTAAAACTTAGCAACCAAAATGAATATGAGAAAGCAGAaacgaaaagaagggaaaagacGCTACTTACTCTGCACCCAAAAGAGCTGCTGCAGCACCTAATGTACCACAGCCACAGCCAAGATCAGCCACTACCTTGTTGCTCACATCTCCAAATGAATTCTCGGCCTGATAATTGATATACTTTCATCATGTTACCcgccaaaacaaaagaaataaacaacacaaaaaataaaacaacaatgtcgaatcataattttaaattctaCAACAATCATCGGAAAGAGTAGCTTTTGGCATTACACGAAAATTACCAGCCGCATTGGGTTCAAAATATTATCACCGTAACATTTTCAACCTTAAAAAAGCGACACTTAAGCGGCTTTCAGAATTGAAAATAAGCAATAGAAATTCAAGCTACcatcaaaaactaacacttaCAGCACCCCTTTTTTTTACAGTTTCAACGTCAAAATTTGAAAGTTACATGTAACTTTTGC
The Alnus glutinosa chromosome 14, dhAlnGlut1.1, whole genome shotgun sequence genome window above contains:
- the LOC133857287 gene encoding uncharacterized protein LOC133857287 isoform X2, producing MKLKQLEGLLGDLQQFSNPKELEQYPTGPHIASRMLFTAENSFGDVSNKVVADLGCGCGTLGAAAALLGAEHVIGIDIDSQSLEIASLNAEDLELDINFIQSDIQNLGWRGQIVDTVVMNPPFGTRKKGADMDFLFVALKIASQAVYSLHKTSTRDHIKRAALRDFNASSAEVLCELRFDVPQLYKFHKKKEVDIAVDLWRFVPKGNQGKEGKDI
- the LOC133857287 gene encoding uncharacterized protein LOC133857287 isoform X1; the protein is MKLKQLEGLLGDLQQFSNPKKELEQYPTGPHIASRMLFTAENSFGDVSNKVVADLGCGCGTLGAAAALLGAEHVIGIDIDSQSLEIASLNAEDLELDINFIQSDIQNLGWRGQIVDTVVMNPPFGTRKKGADMDFLFVALKIASQAVYSLHKTSTRDHIKRAALRDFNASSAEVLCELRFDVPQLYKFHKKKEVDIAVDLWRFVPKGNQGKEGKDI